The following are encoded in a window of Penaeus vannamei isolate JL-2024 chromosome 17, ASM4276789v1, whole genome shotgun sequence genomic DNA:
- the LOC138864648 gene encoding uncharacterized protein codes for MSAEELGLKGNDIAQYVISQQTLAREERAKEREFQKEQLEPEKERVKLEHELQMARLNNSSDSSLNPVLFDGASRPSLTVFKDGEDIISYLIIFERIANLLNFKEETYAIRLGSLLTGKAVDIYTSLPPETTGDYQLLNKALLRGYSKTPASYRNDFRTAKIKSGETYEQFAIRLGRLFDYWVDSHITKDYASLRDFMLLDQLMSSISPDLRVFVKEHNVSSLADAVSLSDNWSSAHSAYPRSFQSSEQAYKQYHPIPTHKVRFCLSDRENSKFMTAGTVNGAWVSTVLRGTGCTCVIVSDKVLPDVDLSRADLVGIEDYLGRVDYFPKTKCYLNCPYFKGWIDVVRAPIKFCSVLIGNVSGVYSPKLSPDSEVTERSNNVPLDYSCAIQTRSSKVKWVHTLVLPEIEPLKVTPEDFAKLQAECHSLTKFWEKVKSEEHDKMCDDTVFKFEQINGLLYRTCVASKHCERIGKSSLVVPSKCRAIILAVGHESPLAGHFSHRKSEMLIRDHFYWPNMGAEIRDFCKSCDKCQRMSSRGRVRPVLLKPMPILTEPFSRVSIDLVGPISPPSSEGHRYILTLIDFATGFPEALPLKEIDSISVAEALMVIF; via the exons ATGTCG GCTGAGGAACTAGGCCTTAAAGGAAATGATATTGCTCAGTATGTCATCAGTCAACAGACACTTGCacgggaggagagagcaaaagaaagagaatttcagaaagagcaattagagccagagaaagagagagttaaactgGAACATGAGCTTCAGATGGCTCGGTTAAACAATTCTTCTGATAGTTCATTAAATCCTGTACTTTTTGATGGCGCTTCACGCCCTAGTTTAACAGTCTTTAAAGATGGAGAAGACATCATTTCATACTTAATTATATTTGAGCGCATTGCTAACTTGTTAAATTTTAAAGAAGAAACTTATGCTATCAGATTGGGAAGTTTGTTAACAGGAAAGGCTGTTGATATATACACCTCACTGCCTCCAGAAACAACAGGCGATTACCAATTATTAAATAAAGCTCTCTTAAGGGGTTATAGTAAAACTCCTGCAAGTTACAGGAATGATTTTAGAACTGCTAAAATAAAAAGTGGTGAAACATATGAACAGTTTGCTATTAGGCTTGGACGATTGTTTGACTATTGGGTCGATTCGCATATCACCAAAGATTATGCATCTCTtcgtgattttatgttgttagaTCAACTAATGTCTTCTATCTCCCCAGATCTGCGTGTTTTTGTAAAGGAGCATAACGTCTCCTCCTTAGCTGATGCGGTAAGCCTGTCAGATAATTGGTCATCTGCCCATAGTGCTTACCCCAGGTCATTTCAATCATCTGAACAAG CGTACAAGCAATATCACCCAATTCCAACTCACAAAGTCAGATTTTGTCTAAGTGACAGGGAAAATTCAAAGTTCATGACAGCTGGTACAGTGAATGGGGCTTGGGTATCCACAGTTCTCAGAGGTACGGGGTGCACATGTGTTATTGTATCTGACAAGGTGTTACCAGATGTTGATCTTTCTAGGGCTGATCTGGTGGGGATAGAAGATTATTTAGGCCGGGTGGATTACTTCCCCAAAACTAAATGCTACCTGAATTGTCCATATTTTAAAGGTTGGATTGATGTGGTGCGAGCACCAATTAAATTCTGTAGCGTCCTGATTGGAAATGTATCAGGGGTATATAGTCCCAAATTATCTCCAGATTCTGAGGTAACTGAACGTTCAAATAATGTCCCTCTTGATTATTCCTGTGCCATTCAGACTAGATCCTCCAAAGTAAAATGGGTTCACACTTTAGTGTTGCCGGAGATCGAGCCCCTTAAAGTAACTCCTGAAGACTTTGCAAAATTGCAGGCAGAATGTCATTCTCTCActaaattttgggaaaaagtaaAGTCTGAAGAACATGATAAGATGTGCGATGATACGGTGTTTAAGTTTGAGCAAATAAATGGTTTGCTGTACCGTACATGTGTTGCTTCAAAGCACTGTGAAAGAATTGGTAAATCTTCTCTGGTAGTACCCAGTAAATGCAGAGCCATCATTCTCGCAGTAGGTCATGAGAGCCCCTTAGCCGGTCATTTCTCCCATCGGAAATCAGAAATGCTTATTAGGGACCATTTCTATTGGCCAAACATGGGAGCTGAAATCAGAGACTTTTGTAAGTCTTGTGACAAGTGTCAAAGGATGTCAAGTAGAGGTAGGGTAAGACCAGTGCTATTAAAACCCATGCCCATTTTAACGGAGCCTTTCTCTCGTGTCTCCATAGACTTAGTAGGAccgatttctcctccatcttctgaggGTCACCGTTATATTTTAACTTTGATAGATTTTGCGACAGGGTTTCCAGAAGCATTGCCTCTCAAAGAGATAGATTCAATATCTGTAGCTGAAGCCCTTATGGTGATCTTTTAA